The Panacibacter microcysteis DNA window TATACTTCCATTTCCAGCATAGCCGCCGCCTGGAAATATCCGGCTTTTGATGCACCTTTTTTGGATGTTTGCCTTACGCCCTTTACTATATAACTCTGTATACCAAATAACTCTGTATAAATGGTAGCAATAACGCTTGTTTCGCCATACTTCACCGTGCGTACCACTATGCCCTTTGTTTTATGCGTTATCATGCAACTGCAAAAATAACGAGCCGCATGTTCAAAGAATGCATGAAATACAAATACACCAGATTGTTTGCTGCTACAGGTGAAAAATTTTAAACGGGCAGATGAAGTAACCGGCAGCTGTAATACTGACCAGGCTTTTGTTGTGTCACTCCCTTGTACTGTATATCGCTATGCAGCAACGAAACTGCATAGCCAGGTTTACACATATGCAATGTTCGCAACAAAACCATTATTTTCCGCGTGGTACAAACTTATCAGCACAATGGTTGTAGCTTAGTTATTCAGCAGTATTAAAACTTATGAAAGCAATTATTATTACCACACCAGGCGCACCGGAAGTATTGCAGTTGCAGGAAAGAGCGAAACCTGTACCTAAAGAAAATGAGGTACTCATACAGGTAAAAGCAGCAGGCGTAAACAGGCCAGATGTTATCCAGCGCAAAGGGAAATACCCGCCACCACCGGGTGTACCAGCAGATATTCCCGGGTTGGAAATAGCCGGTATTGTAGCGTCCTGCGGGTCTGCAGTAAAAGATATACAACCAGGTCATGCTGTTTGCGCGTTGGTTGGCGGCGGGGGCTATGCCACTTATGTTACTGTACACGCTGCCCATTGCCTGCCAGTACCGCATAACATGAATTTTATACAGGCAGCTTCTTTACCGGAAACGGTATTGACCGTATGGCACAATGTATTTCAACGCGGAAGACTGGAACGTGGAGAAAAATTCCTGGTGCATGGTGGAAGCAGCGGTATAGGCATTACAGCCATTCAACTGGCCAGGGCCTTTGGCGCAATTGTATTTGCCACAGCCGGCAGCAGGGAGAAGTGCGATGCATGCATAGCACTTGGCGCGGAAAACTGTATTAACTACAAAGCAGCAGACTTTGAAGTTGTACTTAAAGACCAGGGCATAGATGTGATACTTGACATGATTGGTGGTGACTATACAGAAAAAAATATCCGTTTACTCAATACAGATGGAAGGCTTGTATTTATCAATGCCATGAAGGGTGGCGCAGCATCTTTTGATGCGGTCGATATCATGCGGCGCAGGTTGACTATTACCGGCAGCACACTGCGCAACCGGGATAATGAATTCAAAACCGCGCTAATTGCAGATGTGCGGCAACACGTATGGCCGGTAATAGAAGCAGGGAAGTTTACACCGGTAATTCATAAAACCTTTGCGCTTGCAGATGCTGCGGCGGCACATACATTAATGGAAAGCAGCGAACATATAGGAAAGATCATACTGGTAACTGACCATGTTGAAAATGCATAGGTGATGGTTGTGTTAACATAAGGAAATAATCATGTATGCTTTGCCCTGATCTTCGCACCGGCTCAATAAAGCTTCTACAGTTGAAGAGTGCGACGCAACAGGCGATGCCACCTGCACAGATGCCAGGCTCATCATTATTTTTCTGCTCTTATGCGGTGCGCTTCTTTCAATGCTTCTGTCACAAGGTTTTTTGTTGCCTTCTGCAGGTTTATGGTTGTCCAGCCCTGCCTGCCCCACGCATTTGGCACAGGAAAAATAATATCGCTGGCGGGCGGGCAAAATATAAACTGCACTTCGGGCGTAAACATCAGGTTTAGTGTGTCATCATCAACTGAAAGGGTGGCAAAGATCTTTTTCTTTACTGTGAAGGCTATGCGGTTAAAATGCGCCTTTTCACCCGCACCAGGCAGGGAAAGGGCTATTGCTTTTGCTATTGCAGGTTTTACCATTATAGATCAATTGAATCATTTAACTTCCCGCAGTTCGCTCCAGCGGCTCGTATAGCGGGGGCTGCGCAGCTCCTGCCGCATTTTCCAGTTACGCTCGGTGCCACTGGCGGCAAATTTGAGCATATCGTTGCGCATACTAAAGTTAATGTTATCCATCATGTCCATCAGCATACGCCCATTGTTTTGAGCGGCGGGTACAAAAAGGTTTCCCTGCAGAGTGCTGTCAGGCACAATACCGCTAAGCATTACGCCAGCCTTTTGAAAAAGGTTGGCCTGGTGATCATTTACTGCCTTATAATAAGCCTGCTCTGCGAGTTGCAAAGCCGGTTTGATCAGCTCACTGGTAACGCAGGTGGCATGTGGCAGTGACATGGCCCTGCTTACCGTAGAACCATGCCTGAAGCGCTCTGCAGGATTTCTTTTTTCTTTGAGAACAACAAATACGCTGATCACGGAAGCTGCGCCGCTCTGGCGGCGCAGCTTTTCTGCAGCTCTTGAAGTATAGGTAGCAACGGCTTCTTTAATATCGCTGAGTTTTGATACCGGCGCGCCGAACATGCGTGTGGTTGCAATCATCTTTTTTTCTGTAAGTTCTTCATCCAGGCCTATAGCAGGCTGGCATTTGAGATCTTTTAAAAGCCTTACGCCAACAACGCCACCTAGATTTTTTCTTACCCATTCTTCGGGCATTTTGCTTAATTGGTATGCATCGTACACACCAAAACTTTCTAACTTTTCGGCATACTGTGTACCCACACCCCATATTTCTTTTACCGGTGTTTTTGCCAATGCCTCGTTTACACATTCAACAGTGTCTAATACGGTAACACAGTTTGTAACGGGCTTATTAGCCTTGGCCATGTGGTTGGCAATCTTGCTCAAAGTTTTTGTTGGTGCAACGCC harbors:
- a CDS encoding NAD(P)H-quinone oxidoreductase encodes the protein MKAIIITTPGAPEVLQLQERAKPVPKENEVLIQVKAAGVNRPDVIQRKGKYPPPPGVPADIPGLEIAGIVASCGSAVKDIQPGHAVCALVGGGGYATYVTVHAAHCLPVPHNMNFIQAASLPETVLTVWHNVFQRGRLERGEKFLVHGGSSGIGITAIQLARAFGAIVFATAGSREKCDACIALGAENCINYKAADFEVVLKDQGIDVILDMIGGDYTEKNIRLLNTDGRLVFINAMKGGAASFDAVDIMRRRLTITGSTLRNRDNEFKTALIADVRQHVWPVIEAGKFTPVIHKTFALADAAAAHTLMESSEHIGKIILVTDHVENA
- a CDS encoding MmcQ/YjbR family DNA-binding protein; the encoded protein is MVKPAIAKAIALSLPGAGEKAHFNRIAFTVKKKIFATLSVDDDTLNLMFTPEVQFIFCPPASDIIFPVPNAWGRQGWTTINLQKATKNLVTEALKEAHRIRAEK
- a CDS encoding Y-family DNA polymerase, with product MQTAENISKKYIDYNGAKENHQLSFTAVVDCNSFYCSAERVFRPDLQNRPVVVLSNNDGCIVSRSDEAKAAGVGMADPYFKSKEIIEKNNIAVFSSNYNLYGDMSWRVMETLRMLMGEDKVEVYSVDEAFINMDAIPFNKLADAARQLKEVVEQWTGVAVSVGVAPTKTLSKIANHMAKANKPVTNCVTVLDTVECVNEALAKTPVKEIWGVGTQYAEKLESFGVYDAYQLSKMPEEWVRKNLGGVVGVRLLKDLKCQPAIGLDEELTEKKMIATTRMFGAPVSKLSDIKEAVATYTSRAAEKLRRQSGAASVISVFVVLKEKRNPAERFRHGSTVSRAMSLPHATCVTSELIKPALQLAEQAYYKAVNDHQANLFQKAGVMLSGIVPDSTLQGNLFVPAAQNNGRMLMDMMDNINFSMRNDMLKFAASGTERNWKMRQELRSPRYTSRWSELREVK